Proteins encoded within one genomic window of Kibdelosporangium phytohabitans:
- a CDS encoding polysaccharide deacetylase family protein produces the protein MTEPWQWHEDTWRGHVERVRAGRPLRPEAWPGGAKAAVTLSFDSDHETIPLRDGEVLPGKLSQGEYGARVGVPRVLRLLARFQAPSTYFMPAVSALLHEGEAKSYVDAGHEVALHGWIHERNTQLPPQAERDLAFRAGTSVEYTALPSIYREFRHDPDLAPLFEKHAKAIGRTFPDYPDKMSGSTDMGNVSLRIPAIHPMLSFDLPPEDGNHTAAFDVVAGGPDGDRFVHDAGLAMARTVAEVAQSGDLRARLITKATDR, from the coding sequence ATGACTGAACCGTGGCAGTGGCACGAGGACACCTGGCGCGGGCATGTCGAGCGCGTGCGCGCCGGACGTCCGTTGCGGCCGGAGGCCTGGCCGGGTGGCGCCAAGGCGGCGGTGACGTTGTCGTTCGACTCCGACCACGAGACGATCCCGCTGCGCGACGGTGAGGTGCTGCCGGGCAAGCTGTCGCAGGGCGAGTACGGCGCGCGGGTCGGCGTGCCCCGGGTCCTGAGGTTGCTGGCCCGGTTTCAGGCGCCGTCGACGTACTTCATGCCCGCCGTGTCCGCGCTGCTGCACGAGGGCGAGGCGAAGTCCTATGTGGATGCCGGGCACGAGGTCGCGCTGCACGGCTGGATCCACGAACGCAACACGCAGCTGCCGCCGCAAGCCGAACGCGACCTCGCTTTCCGGGCCGGCACCAGCGTCGAGTACACCGCGTTGCCGTCCATCTACCGCGAATTCCGGCACGACCCGGACCTGGCGCCCCTGTTCGAGAAGCACGCGAAAGCCATCGGCCGGACCTTCCCGGACTACCCGGACAAGATGTCCGGCTCGACCGACATGGGCAACGTCTCGCTGCGCATCCCCGCGATCCACCCGATGCTGTCGTTCGACCTGCCACCCGAGGACGGCAACCACACCGCCGCCTTCGATGTCGTGGCAGGCGGGCCCGACGGGGACCGGTTCGTCCACGACGCCGGCCTGGCGATGGCCCGCACAGT